In the genome of Colletes latitarsis isolate SP2378_abdomen chromosome 9, iyColLati1, whole genome shotgun sequence, one region contains:
- the Cora gene encoding erythrocyte membrane protein band 4.1 like coracle isoform X2 gives MPEEQKSAGGPPEVTAENGTGTNSPTKSPVSKGKMAVAKITLLDGTVKDFHIDRKAKGQDLLDMICQSMNLLEKDYFGLIYEDRHDPRNWLDLDKRITKFVKNEPWKFNFEVKFYPPDPAQLQEDITRYQLCLQIRNDIITGRLPCSFVTHALLGSYLVQSEVGDYDPDEHGRTYLKDFKFAPNQTPELVEKVMDLHKTHKGQTPAEAELHYLENAKKLAMYGVDLHPAKDSEGVDIMLGVCSSGLLVYRDRLRINRFAWPKILKISYKRHNFYIKIRPGEFEQFESTIGFKLANHRAAKKLWKVCVEHHTFFRLMSPEPVKKVGLIPHLGSRFRYSGRTHYETKKTPIDRQPPQFERSLSGRRPTSRSMDALGGPKQVESYGSEPSKRHTMSYEPEMIPDMEHIDQRPSPIKKQKEKKPVGGIAVLPPGGLSKKKKDKQNENEKENHNDLNNSDLINESAILDNNDIKSPSKKELKKKDKETPEKRDKDKKEKLKSPVGGFLFGKKEKDAKQKKQKKNKELEESLDKSDTESNLSTLEKQVKPLTETSNIEKTRTTPESPQLPSYTKPYDYEETETSPTKKPFTPHGFSYEDRPASPGVQNQQSPTAASRKATGLAFNYAPGEEKKVAESAEKRKTKETDTSKPLPGLKTPGLNYVESAGLKEQQKATCPPESDKSASAAFIAAEQQQEGADQLPVTESIPEYHILPLPDGTKVIAGVIYTKDGKPLDQHNLGPEGSKIVNGKICTKDGNPIKKADFGPHGIYINSGLITTKDGKPVNQKSLGVERNFVKDGIVHDYNGQIIDQHLLGPEHTQVKEGKVVMKNGKPVQYSQLGIDGTYIKDGLIFTPNSKPLTQGSYGVNENYIVTGIVLDKNGKPLNQIAVVPNETYIYDGLIYGESGNALDNGILGHEGHYITDGKVYSKDGKPVKHESFSSDGSVIKDGVIYSKDGKFLSQGSLLPCGAHLKDGKIVGKDGKAIKHAFYKPDGSFIKDGILYGKDGRPLSQIPLIASGSFIKEGIVHGNDGKPLSQNLFKPDEIIIKDGVIYDVNGVTLSDAYLGPDGLLIKNGIIMGKDGKPIKQESFASNGSYIKKGVIYSKSGKPLNQDSLIPEGASIKDGKLYTKDGKILKFSFFKPDGSYIKDGLVYGMDRKPLNLCSALSEDSLIANGVIFDCNGVPLTKDIFGSDGSYVAGGIIYGKDGRIISDGVFGPDGNIIKNGSIIGRDGKPLTQDDKGPDSLAVKDGKVVDSQGKPKNLASLVPEGCYIRDGVVYDKNQCPLKQGAFKPDGSYIRDGLIYGWGGQLLNAGTALPSGSYIDEGRIYGKDKQPLNHSSFGTDGGYILNGYIYGKDKKPLRRGMFGNDGCYVKNGLIHEPNGKPLNRKQTVITVTLVRYGLVCGSDGKPLKSGDFDTNGSIIKDGRIYDHTGQPLNYASYKNDGSFIKDGLIYGNNGKPMSQGNLPSETSYIRNGKIYDTNGQLLTQEAFGPEGLKVVQGVVVDKTGQILKQGNFDAEGNIVKEGIICTPTGKPLDKYFTVITISLVRKGLLCDKDGKPVRQAPFANDGSYVKDGKIHDKFGKLMNQEIFGEDGAFVKDGMIFANTGQPLDSDTILKEIEDTTKPVSSKAKKSAASSTAPTIVKTTTKQSVVKDQEGVTQNIEEKIEDLTPGGTGQVTVSTQINKAEAPDDGRAPYMTATAVTTRTATMHEDLEKNQKTSQVEEKTVAHTTATSATRQEQRVVTQEVRTTSHVLSGEQLFSRRLSTSSSSSDDSGTPIDLEDDQPAFYNQYYQGDPAGVTATESLVYKGEPENNVTTTTVPLVATETRKVAVESEDGLYSATGEIVSSQTISSKTRTVETITYKTERDGVVETRVEQKITIQSDGDPIDHDRALAEAIQEATAMNPDMTVEKIEIQQQTAQ, from the exons ATGCCGGAAGAACAGAAGTCTGCTGGTGGTCCACCGGAAGTAACAGCAGAAAATGGGACCGGAACGAATTCCCCTACGAAAAGTCCAGTTAGCAAAGGCAAGATGGCTGTTGCGAAGATCACCCTGCTCGATGGGACCGTCAAAGACTTCCACATCGAC AGGAAGGCGAAAGGCCAAGACCTGCTCGACATGATTTGCCAGAGCATGAATCTGCTGGAAAAAGATTACTTCGGCCTTATTTACGAAGACAGACACGACCCACGAAACTGGTTAGACCTTGATAAAAGGATTACGAAATTTGTAAAAA ACGAACCGTGGAAATTTAATTTCGAGGTGAAGTTTTATCCTCCAGACCCAGCACAATTACAAGAAGACATAACACGATATCAATTGTGCCTTCAGATAAGAAACGACATTATCACGGGACGATTGCCGTGTTCATTTGTGACTCATGCTCTTCTAGGTTCGTACTTAGTACAATCAGAAGTTGGGGATTACGATCCCGATGAGCATGGCCGTACATACTTGAAAGATTTCAAGTTCGCCCCGAATCAGACACCAGAGTTGGTAGAGAAAGTAATGGACCTGCATAAAACGCATAA GGGCCAAACACCTGCCGAGGCTGAGCTCCATTATCTCGAGAACGCGAAGAAGTTAGCAATGTATGGAGTTGATCTCCACCCTGCTAAAGATTCCGAAGGCGTTGATATAATGTTAGGTGTATGTTCGTCGGGCCTTCTTGTCTACAGGGATCGATTACGAATCAATAGGTTCGCTTGGCCAAAGATTTTAAAAATCTCTTACAAGAGgcacaatttttatataaaaatcagGCCTGGCGAATTCGAACAATTTGAATCCACGATTGGTTTCAAATTGGCAAATCACAGGGCGGCAAAAAAATTATGGAAAGTTTGCGTGGAACATCATACTTTCTTCAG GCTCATGAGTCCAGAGCCTGTGAAGAAAGTAGGTTTGATACCACATTTGGGTTCTCGCTTCCGATACTCAGGAAGAACTCATTACGAGACGAAAAAGACTCCTATCGACAGACAGCCTCCACAGTTCGAAAGATCTTTAAGCGGACGTCGCCCTACATCTCGCAGCATGGATG CATTAGGTGGGCCTAAACAGGTTGAAAGTTATGGTTCAGAACCAAGCAAGAGACATACAATGAGTTATGAACCTGAAATGATTCCCGATATGGAGCATATAGATCAACGACCTAGTccaattaaaaaacaaaaggaAAAG AAACCGGTCGGAGGAATTGCTGTCCTACCGCCCGGTGGTCTATCTAAGAAGAAAAAGGATAagcaaaatgaaaatgaaaaggaaaatcaTAATGATCTCAACAATTCTGATTTGATAAATGAAAGTGCTATCCTTGACAACAACGACATAAAGTCGCCCAGTAAAAAAgaattgaaaaagaaagataaggAAACGCCAGAAAAACGTGATAAAGATAAGAAAGAAAAACTAAAG AGTCCTGTTGGTGGGTTTCTATTTGGCAAAAAGGAAAAGGATGCAAAGCAAAAGAAGCAGAAAAAGAACAAAGAACTGGAAGAATCGTTGGATAAAAGTGATACGGAATCGAATCTTTCTACATTAGAAAAACAAGTAAAACCTTTGACCGAAACATCAAATATCGAAAAAACGAGAACCACTCCAGAGTCCCCGCAGCTCCCCAGCTACACAAAACCTTACGATTATGAAGAAACAGAAACGTCTCCGACAAAGAAACCTTTTACACCGCACGGATTTTCTTACGAGGACAGACCAGCATCACCTGGAGTTCAAAATCAACAATCACCAACTGCCGCAAGTCGTAAAGCTACAGGCTTAGCTTTTAATTACGCCCCGGGCGAAGAGAAAAAAGTAGCAGAATCAGCAGAAAAAAGGAAAACCAAAGAAACAGATACTAGTAAGCCCTTACCAGGATTAAAGACCCCGGGCCTTAATTACGTGGAATCTGCAGGATTAAAAGAACAGCAAAAAGCTACATGTCCACCAGAAAGTGATAAAAGTGCATCGGCAGCTTTTATCGCCGCTGAGCAACAACAAGAGGGTGCTGATCAACTACCAGTTACAGAGTCCATCCCAGAATACCATATTTTGCCACTTCCAGATGGTACTAAAGTTATTGCAGGTGTTATTTATACCAAAGATGGGAAACCTTTAGATCAACATAATCTTGGCCCTGAAGGTAGTAAAATAGTAAATGGGAAAATTTGTACAAAGGAtggaaatccaataaagaaagctGACTTCGGACCCCATGGAATTTATATTAACAGTGGTCTAATTACAACTAAAGATGGTAAACCCGTGAACCAAAAGTCTTTGGGCGTTGAAAGAAATTTCGTTAAGGATGGTATTGTGCATGATTATAATGGACAAATAATTGACCAGCATTTATTAGGACCGGAACACACGCAGGTGAAAGAAGGTAAAGTTGTGATGAAAAATGGAAAGCCAGTACAATACAGTCAGTTGGGCATAGACGGGACATACATAAAAGATGGTCTTATATTTACACCGAATTCTAAACCACTTACTCAAGGCTCATACGGtgtaaatgaaaattatatcGTTACGGGAATAGTACTTGATAAAAATGGGAAACCTCTAAATCAGATTGCAGTTGTACCTAATGAAACTTACATTTACGATGGTTTAATTTATGGAGAATCAGGAAATGCCCTTGATAATGGTATTTTGGGTCACGAAGGTCACTATATAACAGATGGAAAAGTTTATTCAAAAGATGGTAAACCTGTAAAGCACGAATCCTTTAGTTCAGATGGATCTGTCATAAAAGATGGTGTAATTTATTCAAAGGATGGAAAGTTTTTGAGTCAAGGATCTTTGCTTCCTTGTGGTGCTCATTTGAAAGATGGGAAAATTGTTGGTAAAGATGGAAAAGCGATTAAACATGCATTTTATAAACCTGATGGCAGTTTTATAAAAGATGGTATTTTATATGGCAAAGATGGTAGACCTTTAAGTCAGATTCCTCTAATAGCTAGTGGAAGCTTTATCAAAGAAGGCATTGTACATGGTAATGATGGCAAACCATTATCACAGAATCTTTTCAAACCTGATGAAATCATAATTAAAGATGGCGTAATTTACGATGTGAATGGCGTAACGCTATCAGATGCTTATCTTGGGCCAGATGGCCTTTTGATAAAAAATGGAATTATAATGGGAAAAGATGGTAAACCGATTAAACAAGAGTCTTTTGCCTCGAATGGAAGTTATATAAAAAAAGGTGTTATTTACTCAAAAAGCGGTAAACCCCTTAATCAAGATTCATTGATACCTGAAGGTGCATCTATCAAAGATGGTAAATTGTATACTAAAGATGGAAAGATCTTGAAGTTTTCATTTTTCAAACCAGATGGAAGTTACATTAAGGATGGTCTCGTATACGGTATGGATCGTAAACCTTTAAATCTGTGTTCGGCCCTTTCGGAAGATAGTCTCATTGCAAATGGAGTAATCTTTGATTGCAATGGCGTGCCTTTGACTAAAGATATCTTTGGATCTGATGGTTCATATGTTGCCGGTGGCATAATTTATGGGAAAGATGGCAGAATAATTTCAGATGGTGTTTTTGGACCAGATGGTAATATTATTAAGAATGGATCGATCATTGGCAGAGATGGAAAACCATTAACTCAAGATGACAAAGGACCAGACAGTTTAGCAGTAAAAGATGGAAAAGTTGTTGATAGCCAAGGAAAGCCTAAGAATTTAGCATCCCTTGTCCCAGAAGGATGTTATATTCGAGATGGCGTAGTTTATGACAAAAATCAGTGTCCTCTAAAGCAAGGAGCTTTTAAACCTGATGGTAGTTACATCAGAGATGGTCTCATATATGGATGGGGTGGACAGTTGTTAAATGCTGGTACTGCACTACCTAGTGGAAGCTATATCGATGAAGGTAGAATTTATGGAAAAGACAAGCAACCCTTGAATCACAGTTCGTTTGGCACCGATGGAGGATACATTCTTAATGGTTACATTTACGGCAAAGATAAAAAGCCACTTAGACGTGGAATGTTTGGTAATGATGGATGTTACGTAAAGAATGGTTTAATACATGAACCAAACGGAAAACCACTGAATCGAAAACAAACAGTAATTACTGTTACGCTTGTTCGTTACGGTTTAGTATGTGGCAGTGATGGTAAACCATTGAAATCTGGTGATTTTGATACAAACGGCAGTATTATTAAAGATGGAAGAATTTATGATCATACTGGTCAACCTTTAAATTATGCTTCTTATAAAAATGACGGAAGCTTTATTAAAGATGGCCTCATTTACGGAAACAATGGAAAACCAATGTCTCAAGGTAATCTACCATCAGAAACTAGTTACATTAGAAATGGAAAGATTTATGATACGAATGGACAACTGCTTACACAAGAAGCATTTGGTCCTGAAGGTTTGAAAGTGGTACAAGGAGTTGTTGTGGAtaaaactggtcaaattttgaaACAAGGAAATTTCGATGCAGAAGGCAACATTGTTAAAGAAGGCATTATTTGTACACCCACAGGCAAacctcttgacaaatatttcacTGTAATTACTATTAGTTTAGTTCGTAAGGGTTTGCTGTGTGATAAAGATGGAAAACCAGTCAGGCAAGCACCATTTGCAAATGATGGAAGTTATGTTAAAGATGGCAAGATTCACGACAAATTTGGTAAACTAATGAACCAAGAGATCTTTGGAGAGGATGGAGCATTTGTGAAAGATGGCATGATCTTTGCTAACACTGGACAACCTTTAGACAGTGATACTATTTTGAAGGAAATAGAAGACACAACGAAACCTGTCTCTTCAAAAGCGAAAAAGTCTGCAGCTTCGAGCACTGCTCCAACAATAGTGAAAACAACAACTAAGCAATCGGTAGTAAAAGATCAAGAAGGCGTGACGCAAAATATCGAAGAAAAAATTGAGGATCTTACACCTGGAGGCACAGGCCAAGTAACGGTTTCCACGCAAATTAACAAG GCAGAGGCACCGGATGATGGTAGGGCTCCATACATGACAGCAACTGCTGTTACTACACGCACTGCTACAATGCATGAAGACCTTGAAAAGAATCAAAAAACCAGTCAG gTAGAGGAAAAGACTGTAGCGCATACAACTGCAACCAGTGCAACAAGGCAGGAACAGAGAGTAGTAACACAAGAAGTCCGAACAACGAGTCATGTACTTTCTGGTGAACAG CTGTTCTCTCGAAGGCTCAGTACATCCAGTTCAAGCAGCGATGATTCAGGTACTCCGATTGACCTTGAAGATGATCAACCGGCTTTCTACAATCAATATTATCAG ggTGATCCAGCTGGTGTTACGGCAACTGAATCACTTGTTTACAAAGGGGAACCTGAGAATAATGTAACAACTACGACAGTTCCATTAGTTGCGACCGAAACTAGGAAAGTAGCTGTCGAGAGTGAAGATGGTTTGTACAGTGCAACTGGAGAAATAGTTAGTTCTCAGACAATATCCAGTAAAACTCGTACTGTTGAAACAATAACG tACAAAACTGAGCGAGATGGAGTTGTAGAAACTCGCGTAGAACAAAAAATAACGATACAATCGGACGGTGATCCAATCGATCACGATCGAGCTTTGGCAGAAGCGATTCAAGAAGCCACTGCAATGAATCCCGATATGACCGTAGAAAAAATTGAAATCCAACAGCAAACGGCACAGTAA